A genomic segment from Oncorhynchus keta strain PuntledgeMale-10-30-2019 chromosome 9, Oket_V2, whole genome shotgun sequence encodes:
- the LOC118387585 gene encoding bromodomain-containing protein 3-like isoform X1, translating into MSAVNPATPAPLQGINPPPPEVTNPTKPGRKTNQLQYMQNVMVKTLWKHNFAWPFYVPVDAIKLGLMDYHKVIKQPMDMGTIKKRLEHNYYWSASECMQDFNTMFTNCYIYNKPTDDIVLMAQALEKIFLQKVAMMPQEEVELLPPAPKPKKSKNIVGLDGGESPSSLSGSTTPVIGSSPMTAITPNVPADQSSPNAPMLPVVSPSQPLVKKKGVKRKADTTTPTTSAITASRSESPSPVSEGKVMSRRESTGRPIKAPKKDLVEGELGQHSSKRSRMSEQLKYCDSILKEMLSKKHAAYAWPFYKPVDAEALELHDYHEIIKHPMDLSTVKKKIDAREYPDAQMFAADVRVMFSNCYKYNPPDHEVVAMARKLQDVFEMRFAKMPDEPVELSPGAGGLVSKGDNSSSGDSSSSDSSDSEEERATRLAELQEQVGAEQCISVERPNGSGQGGKNGCTKHFQLKAVHEQLAALSQGPVSKPKKKKEKKEKDKKKKDKDNKHSKTKTDEKKAKPGQPAKQGQQKKPSRKANSTVTGSRQPKKGGRGYESDEESLPMAYDEKRQLSLDINRLPGEKLGRVVHIIQSREPSLRDSNPDEIEIDFETLKPSTLRELERYVKSCLQKKQRKPQPAAGGKGARSKEELAQEKKKELEKRLQDVSGQLNSNNSNKNKTDKKKTSKKEKGAGSGTGASHLSGSSSSSDSGSSSSSGSSSDSSDSD; encoded by the exons ATGTCTGCTGTCAACCCTGCAACCCCGGCCCCTCTTCAGGGAATCAACCCACCACCCCCGGAGGTGACCAATCCCACCAAACCAGGTCGTAAAACCAACCAACTACAATACATGCAGAATGTAATGGTCAAGACATTGTGGAAGCACAACTTTGCCTGGCCTTTCTACGTGCCAGTTGATGCCATCAAATTGGGTCTTATG GATTACCATAAGGTCATAAAACAACCTATGGACATGGGAACCATCAAAAAGAGACTGGAGCATAACTACTATTGGAGTGCCAGTGAATGCATGCAGGACTTCAACACCATGTTCACCAACTGTTACATATATAACAAG CCTACAGATGACATTGTCCTGATGGCACAGGCCTTGGAGAAGATCTTCCTGCAGAAAGTTGCCATGATGCCCCAGGAGGAGGTGGAGCTTCTGCCTCCCGCACCCAAACCCAAGAAAAGCAAGAACATAG TTGGTCTGGATGGAGGCGAGTCACCATCGTCCCTATCTGGCTCTACGACACCTGTGATTGGCTCTTCTCCAATGACTGCCATCACCCCAAACGTCCCAGCTGACCAGAGCTCGCCCAATGCTCCAATGTTACCCGTCGTCTCACCATCACAACCTCTTGTCAAA AAGAAAGGGGTAAAGAGGAAAGCAGACACCACCACCCCGACGACATCTGCAATCACAGCTAGCCGGAGTGAGTCGCCCAGCCCCGTCTCAGAGGGCAAGGTGATGTCCAGACGGGAGAGTACAGGCCGTCCCATCAAAGCTCCCAAGAAAGACCTGGTGGAAGGGGAGTTGGGCCAGCACAGCAGCAAGCGGAGCAGAATGAGTGAGCAGCTCAAGTACTGCGACAGTATCCTGAAGGAGATGCTGTCGAAGAAACACGCAGCTTACGCCTGGCCCTTCTACAAGCCTGTAGATGCTGAAGCTCTGGAGCTACATGACTACCACGAGATCATCAAGCACCCCATGGACCTCAGCACTGTCAAA AAAAAGATAGACGCCCGGGAGTATCCAGATGCACAGATGTTTGCAGCGGATGTTCGagtaatgttctcaaattgttacAAGTATAACCCTCCAGATCATGAGGTTGTTGCCATGGCCAGAAAACTCCAG GATGTGTTTGAGATGCGTTTTGCTAAGATGCCTGATGAGCCGGTGGAGCTGAGCCCCGGTGCAGGCGGGTTGGTCAGTAAAGGCGACAACTCGAGCAGCGGTGACTCCTCCAGCTCGGACAGCTCTGACTCAGAGGAGGAGCGGGCCACCCGGCTCGCCGAGCTGCAGGAACAGGTGGGTGCGGAACAG TGTATCTCTGTGGAGCGCCCCAATGGTAGCGGGCAGGGGGGAAAAAACGGGTGCACCAAGCATTTTCAG CTAAAGGCCGTCCACGAACAGCTTGCCGCGCTCTCTCAGGGCCCTGTGAGCAAAccgaagaagaagaaagaaaagaaagaaaaagacaaGAAGAAGAAAGACAAGGACAACAAGCATAGCAAAACCAAGACGGATGAGAAGAAGGCCAAGCCTGGGCAGCCTGCCAAGCAGGGCCAGCAGAAGAAGCCCTCAAGGAAAGCCAACAGCACAGTGACTGGCTCCAG GCAACCAAAGAAGGGGGGCCGGGGCTACGAATCTGACGAAGAGTCTCTGCCCATGGCGTACGACGAGAAGCGCCAGCTCAGCCTGGACATCAACAGGCTCCCAGGGGAGAAGCTTGGTCGGGTAGTGCACATCATCCAGTCCCGAGAGCCCTCGCTGCGAGACTCCAATCCAGACGAGATCGAGATTGACTTTGAGACGCTCAAGCCCTCCACCCTACGCGAACTCGAGCGATACGTCAAGTCCTGTTTACAGAAGAAACAGCGGAAACCCCAAC CGGCCGCTGGGGGCAAGGGAGCGAGATCCAAGGAGGAGCTGGCTCAGGAAAAGAAGAAAGAGTTAGAAAAGAGGCTACAGGATGTCAGCGGCCAGCTGAACAGTAACAACAGCAACAAGAACAAAACCGACAAAAAGAAAACATCCAAAAAAG AGAAGGGCGCTGGGTCCGGTACTGGTGCTTCTCATCTCAGCGGCAGCAGTAGCTCTTCAGACTCGGGCAGCAGCAGCTCCAGTGGGTCCAGTTCTGACAGCAGCGACTCCGACTGA
- the LOC118387585 gene encoding bromodomain-containing protein 3-like isoform X2, with protein sequence MSAVNPATPAPLQGINPPPPEVTNPTKPGRKTNQLQYMQNVMVKTLWKHNFAWPFYVPVDAIKLGLMDYHKVIKQPMDMGTIKKRLEHNYYWSASECMQDFNTMFTNCYIYNKPTDDIVLMAQALEKIFLQKVAMMPQEEVELLPPAPKPKKSKNIVGLDGGESPSSLSGSTTPVIGSSPMTAITPNVPADQSSPNAPMLPVVSPSQPLVKKGVKRKADTTTPTTSAITASRSESPSPVSEGKVMSRRESTGRPIKAPKKDLVEGELGQHSSKRSRMSEQLKYCDSILKEMLSKKHAAYAWPFYKPVDAEALELHDYHEIIKHPMDLSTVKKKIDAREYPDAQMFAADVRVMFSNCYKYNPPDHEVVAMARKLQDVFEMRFAKMPDEPVELSPGAGGLVSKGDNSSSGDSSSSDSSDSEEERATRLAELQEQVGAEQCISVERPNGSGQGGKNGCTKHFQLKAVHEQLAALSQGPVSKPKKKKEKKEKDKKKKDKDNKHSKTKTDEKKAKPGQPAKQGQQKKPSRKANSTVTGSRQPKKGGRGYESDEESLPMAYDEKRQLSLDINRLPGEKLGRVVHIIQSREPSLRDSNPDEIEIDFETLKPSTLRELERYVKSCLQKKQRKPQPAAGGKGARSKEELAQEKKKELEKRLQDVSGQLNSNNSNKNKTDKKKTSKKEKGAGSGTGASHLSGSSSSSDSGSSSSSGSSSDSSDSD encoded by the exons ATGTCTGCTGTCAACCCTGCAACCCCGGCCCCTCTTCAGGGAATCAACCCACCACCCCCGGAGGTGACCAATCCCACCAAACCAGGTCGTAAAACCAACCAACTACAATACATGCAGAATGTAATGGTCAAGACATTGTGGAAGCACAACTTTGCCTGGCCTTTCTACGTGCCAGTTGATGCCATCAAATTGGGTCTTATG GATTACCATAAGGTCATAAAACAACCTATGGACATGGGAACCATCAAAAAGAGACTGGAGCATAACTACTATTGGAGTGCCAGTGAATGCATGCAGGACTTCAACACCATGTTCACCAACTGTTACATATATAACAAG CCTACAGATGACATTGTCCTGATGGCACAGGCCTTGGAGAAGATCTTCCTGCAGAAAGTTGCCATGATGCCCCAGGAGGAGGTGGAGCTTCTGCCTCCCGCACCCAAACCCAAGAAAAGCAAGAACATAG TTGGTCTGGATGGAGGCGAGTCACCATCGTCCCTATCTGGCTCTACGACACCTGTGATTGGCTCTTCTCCAATGACTGCCATCACCCCAAACGTCCCAGCTGACCAGAGCTCGCCCAATGCTCCAATGTTACCCGTCGTCTCACCATCACAACCTCTTGTCAAA AAAGGGGTAAAGAGGAAAGCAGACACCACCACCCCGACGACATCTGCAATCACAGCTAGCCGGAGTGAGTCGCCCAGCCCCGTCTCAGAGGGCAAGGTGATGTCCAGACGGGAGAGTACAGGCCGTCCCATCAAAGCTCCCAAGAAAGACCTGGTGGAAGGGGAGTTGGGCCAGCACAGCAGCAAGCGGAGCAGAATGAGTGAGCAGCTCAAGTACTGCGACAGTATCCTGAAGGAGATGCTGTCGAAGAAACACGCAGCTTACGCCTGGCCCTTCTACAAGCCTGTAGATGCTGAAGCTCTGGAGCTACATGACTACCACGAGATCATCAAGCACCCCATGGACCTCAGCACTGTCAAA AAAAAGATAGACGCCCGGGAGTATCCAGATGCACAGATGTTTGCAGCGGATGTTCGagtaatgttctcaaattgttacAAGTATAACCCTCCAGATCATGAGGTTGTTGCCATGGCCAGAAAACTCCAG GATGTGTTTGAGATGCGTTTTGCTAAGATGCCTGATGAGCCGGTGGAGCTGAGCCCCGGTGCAGGCGGGTTGGTCAGTAAAGGCGACAACTCGAGCAGCGGTGACTCCTCCAGCTCGGACAGCTCTGACTCAGAGGAGGAGCGGGCCACCCGGCTCGCCGAGCTGCAGGAACAGGTGGGTGCGGAACAG TGTATCTCTGTGGAGCGCCCCAATGGTAGCGGGCAGGGGGGAAAAAACGGGTGCACCAAGCATTTTCAG CTAAAGGCCGTCCACGAACAGCTTGCCGCGCTCTCTCAGGGCCCTGTGAGCAAAccgaagaagaagaaagaaaagaaagaaaaagacaaGAAGAAGAAAGACAAGGACAACAAGCATAGCAAAACCAAGACGGATGAGAAGAAGGCCAAGCCTGGGCAGCCTGCCAAGCAGGGCCAGCAGAAGAAGCCCTCAAGGAAAGCCAACAGCACAGTGACTGGCTCCAG GCAACCAAAGAAGGGGGGCCGGGGCTACGAATCTGACGAAGAGTCTCTGCCCATGGCGTACGACGAGAAGCGCCAGCTCAGCCTGGACATCAACAGGCTCCCAGGGGAGAAGCTTGGTCGGGTAGTGCACATCATCCAGTCCCGAGAGCCCTCGCTGCGAGACTCCAATCCAGACGAGATCGAGATTGACTTTGAGACGCTCAAGCCCTCCACCCTACGCGAACTCGAGCGATACGTCAAGTCCTGTTTACAGAAGAAACAGCGGAAACCCCAAC CGGCCGCTGGGGGCAAGGGAGCGAGATCCAAGGAGGAGCTGGCTCAGGAAAAGAAGAAAGAGTTAGAAAAGAGGCTACAGGATGTCAGCGGCCAGCTGAACAGTAACAACAGCAACAAGAACAAAACCGACAAAAAGAAAACATCCAAAAAAG AGAAGGGCGCTGGGTCCGGTACTGGTGCTTCTCATCTCAGCGGCAGCAGTAGCTCTTCAGACTCGGGCAGCAGCAGCTCCAGTGGGTCCAGTTCTGACAGCAGCGACTCCGACTGA
- the LOC118387585 gene encoding bromodomain-containing protein 3-like isoform X7, with protein MSAVNPATPAPLQGINPPPPEVTNPTKPGRKTNQLQYMQNVMVKTLWKHNFAWPFYVPVDAIKLGLMDYHKVIKQPMDMGTIKKRLEHNYYWSASECMQDFNTMFTNCYIYNKPTDDIVLMAQALEKIFLQKVAMMPQEEVELLPPAPKPKKSKNIVGLDGGESPSSLSGSTTPVIGSSPMTAITPNVPADQSSPNAPMLPVVSPSQPLVKKKGVKRKADTTTPTTSAITASRSESPSPVSEGKVMSRRESTGRPIKAPKKDLVEGELGQHSSKRSRMSEQLKYCDSILKEMLSKKHAAYAWPFYKPVDAEALELHDYHEIIKHPMDLSTVKKKIDAREYPDAQMFAADVRVMFSNCYKYNPPDHEVVAMARKLQDVFEMRFAKMPDEPVELSPGAGGLVSKGDNSSSGDSSSSDSSDSEEERATRLAELQEQLKAVHEQLAALSQGPVSKPKKKKEKKEKDKKKKDKDNKHSKTKTDEKKAKPGQPAKQGQQKKPSRKANSTVTGSRQPKKGGRGYESDEESLPMAYDEKRQLSLDINRLPGEKLGRVVHIIQSREPSLRDSNPDEIEIDFETLKPSTLRELERYVKSCLQKKQRKPQQKGAGSGTGASHLSGSSSSSDSGSSSSSGSSSDSSDSD; from the exons ATGTCTGCTGTCAACCCTGCAACCCCGGCCCCTCTTCAGGGAATCAACCCACCACCCCCGGAGGTGACCAATCCCACCAAACCAGGTCGTAAAACCAACCAACTACAATACATGCAGAATGTAATGGTCAAGACATTGTGGAAGCACAACTTTGCCTGGCCTTTCTACGTGCCAGTTGATGCCATCAAATTGGGTCTTATG GATTACCATAAGGTCATAAAACAACCTATGGACATGGGAACCATCAAAAAGAGACTGGAGCATAACTACTATTGGAGTGCCAGTGAATGCATGCAGGACTTCAACACCATGTTCACCAACTGTTACATATATAACAAG CCTACAGATGACATTGTCCTGATGGCACAGGCCTTGGAGAAGATCTTCCTGCAGAAAGTTGCCATGATGCCCCAGGAGGAGGTGGAGCTTCTGCCTCCCGCACCCAAACCCAAGAAAAGCAAGAACATAG TTGGTCTGGATGGAGGCGAGTCACCATCGTCCCTATCTGGCTCTACGACACCTGTGATTGGCTCTTCTCCAATGACTGCCATCACCCCAAACGTCCCAGCTGACCAGAGCTCGCCCAATGCTCCAATGTTACCCGTCGTCTCACCATCACAACCTCTTGTCAAA AAGAAAGGGGTAAAGAGGAAAGCAGACACCACCACCCCGACGACATCTGCAATCACAGCTAGCCGGAGTGAGTCGCCCAGCCCCGTCTCAGAGGGCAAGGTGATGTCCAGACGGGAGAGTACAGGCCGTCCCATCAAAGCTCCCAAGAAAGACCTGGTGGAAGGGGAGTTGGGCCAGCACAGCAGCAAGCGGAGCAGAATGAGTGAGCAGCTCAAGTACTGCGACAGTATCCTGAAGGAGATGCTGTCGAAGAAACACGCAGCTTACGCCTGGCCCTTCTACAAGCCTGTAGATGCTGAAGCTCTGGAGCTACATGACTACCACGAGATCATCAAGCACCCCATGGACCTCAGCACTGTCAAA AAAAAGATAGACGCCCGGGAGTATCCAGATGCACAGATGTTTGCAGCGGATGTTCGagtaatgttctcaaattgttacAAGTATAACCCTCCAGATCATGAGGTTGTTGCCATGGCCAGAAAACTCCAG GATGTGTTTGAGATGCGTTTTGCTAAGATGCCTGATGAGCCGGTGGAGCTGAGCCCCGGTGCAGGCGGGTTGGTCAGTAAAGGCGACAACTCGAGCAGCGGTGACTCCTCCAGCTCGGACAGCTCTGACTCAGAGGAGGAGCGGGCCACCCGGCTCGCCGAGCTGCAGGAACAG CTAAAGGCCGTCCACGAACAGCTTGCCGCGCTCTCTCAGGGCCCTGTGAGCAAAccgaagaagaagaaagaaaagaaagaaaaagacaaGAAGAAGAAAGACAAGGACAACAAGCATAGCAAAACCAAGACGGATGAGAAGAAGGCCAAGCCTGGGCAGCCTGCCAAGCAGGGCCAGCAGAAGAAGCCCTCAAGGAAAGCCAACAGCACAGTGACTGGCTCCAG GCAACCAAAGAAGGGGGGCCGGGGCTACGAATCTGACGAAGAGTCTCTGCCCATGGCGTACGACGAGAAGCGCCAGCTCAGCCTGGACATCAACAGGCTCCCAGGGGAGAAGCTTGGTCGGGTAGTGCACATCATCCAGTCCCGAGAGCCCTCGCTGCGAGACTCCAATCCAGACGAGATCGAGATTGACTTTGAGACGCTCAAGCCCTCCACCCTACGCGAACTCGAGCGATACGTCAAGTCCTGTTTACAGAAGAAACAGCGGAAACCCCAAC AGAAGGGCGCTGGGTCCGGTACTGGTGCTTCTCATCTCAGCGGCAGCAGTAGCTCTTCAGACTCGGGCAGCAGCAGCTCCAGTGGGTCCAGTTCTGACAGCAGCGACTCCGACTGA
- the LOC118387585 gene encoding bromodomain-containing protein 3-like isoform X3 encodes MSAVNPATPAPLQGINPPPPEVTNPTKPGRKTNQLQYMQNVMVKTLWKHNFAWPFYVPVDAIKLGLMDYHKVIKQPMDMGTIKKRLEHNYYWSASECMQDFNTMFTNCYIYNKPTDDIVLMAQALEKIFLQKVAMMPQEEVELLPPAPKPKKSKNIVGLDGGESPSSLSGSTTPVIGSSPMTAITPNVPADQSSPNAPMLPVVSPSQPLVKKKGVKRKADTTTPTTSAITASRSESPSPVSEGKVMSRRESTGRPIKAPKKDLVEGELGQHSSKRSRMSEQLKYCDSILKEMLSKKHAAYAWPFYKPVDAEALELHDYHEIIKHPMDLSTVKKKIDAREYPDAQMFAADVRVMFSNCYKYNPPDHEVVAMARKLQDVFEMRFAKMPDEPVELSPGAGGLVSKGDNSSSGDSSSSDSSDSEEERATRLAELQEQCISVERPNGSGQGGKNGCTKHFQLKAVHEQLAALSQGPVSKPKKKKEKKEKDKKKKDKDNKHSKTKTDEKKAKPGQPAKQGQQKKPSRKANSTVTGSRQPKKGGRGYESDEESLPMAYDEKRQLSLDINRLPGEKLGRVVHIIQSREPSLRDSNPDEIEIDFETLKPSTLRELERYVKSCLQKKQRKPQPAAGGKGARSKEELAQEKKKELEKRLQDVSGQLNSNNSNKNKTDKKKTSKKEKGAGSGTGASHLSGSSSSSDSGSSSSSGSSSDSSDSD; translated from the exons ATGTCTGCTGTCAACCCTGCAACCCCGGCCCCTCTTCAGGGAATCAACCCACCACCCCCGGAGGTGACCAATCCCACCAAACCAGGTCGTAAAACCAACCAACTACAATACATGCAGAATGTAATGGTCAAGACATTGTGGAAGCACAACTTTGCCTGGCCTTTCTACGTGCCAGTTGATGCCATCAAATTGGGTCTTATG GATTACCATAAGGTCATAAAACAACCTATGGACATGGGAACCATCAAAAAGAGACTGGAGCATAACTACTATTGGAGTGCCAGTGAATGCATGCAGGACTTCAACACCATGTTCACCAACTGTTACATATATAACAAG CCTACAGATGACATTGTCCTGATGGCACAGGCCTTGGAGAAGATCTTCCTGCAGAAAGTTGCCATGATGCCCCAGGAGGAGGTGGAGCTTCTGCCTCCCGCACCCAAACCCAAGAAAAGCAAGAACATAG TTGGTCTGGATGGAGGCGAGTCACCATCGTCCCTATCTGGCTCTACGACACCTGTGATTGGCTCTTCTCCAATGACTGCCATCACCCCAAACGTCCCAGCTGACCAGAGCTCGCCCAATGCTCCAATGTTACCCGTCGTCTCACCATCACAACCTCTTGTCAAA AAGAAAGGGGTAAAGAGGAAAGCAGACACCACCACCCCGACGACATCTGCAATCACAGCTAGCCGGAGTGAGTCGCCCAGCCCCGTCTCAGAGGGCAAGGTGATGTCCAGACGGGAGAGTACAGGCCGTCCCATCAAAGCTCCCAAGAAAGACCTGGTGGAAGGGGAGTTGGGCCAGCACAGCAGCAAGCGGAGCAGAATGAGTGAGCAGCTCAAGTACTGCGACAGTATCCTGAAGGAGATGCTGTCGAAGAAACACGCAGCTTACGCCTGGCCCTTCTACAAGCCTGTAGATGCTGAAGCTCTGGAGCTACATGACTACCACGAGATCATCAAGCACCCCATGGACCTCAGCACTGTCAAA AAAAAGATAGACGCCCGGGAGTATCCAGATGCACAGATGTTTGCAGCGGATGTTCGagtaatgttctcaaattgttacAAGTATAACCCTCCAGATCATGAGGTTGTTGCCATGGCCAGAAAACTCCAG GATGTGTTTGAGATGCGTTTTGCTAAGATGCCTGATGAGCCGGTGGAGCTGAGCCCCGGTGCAGGCGGGTTGGTCAGTAAAGGCGACAACTCGAGCAGCGGTGACTCCTCCAGCTCGGACAGCTCTGACTCAGAGGAGGAGCGGGCCACCCGGCTCGCCGAGCTGCAGGAACAG TGTATCTCTGTGGAGCGCCCCAATGGTAGCGGGCAGGGGGGAAAAAACGGGTGCACCAAGCATTTTCAG CTAAAGGCCGTCCACGAACAGCTTGCCGCGCTCTCTCAGGGCCCTGTGAGCAAAccgaagaagaagaaagaaaagaaagaaaaagacaaGAAGAAGAAAGACAAGGACAACAAGCATAGCAAAACCAAGACGGATGAGAAGAAGGCCAAGCCTGGGCAGCCTGCCAAGCAGGGCCAGCAGAAGAAGCCCTCAAGGAAAGCCAACAGCACAGTGACTGGCTCCAG GCAACCAAAGAAGGGGGGCCGGGGCTACGAATCTGACGAAGAGTCTCTGCCCATGGCGTACGACGAGAAGCGCCAGCTCAGCCTGGACATCAACAGGCTCCCAGGGGAGAAGCTTGGTCGGGTAGTGCACATCATCCAGTCCCGAGAGCCCTCGCTGCGAGACTCCAATCCAGACGAGATCGAGATTGACTTTGAGACGCTCAAGCCCTCCACCCTACGCGAACTCGAGCGATACGTCAAGTCCTGTTTACAGAAGAAACAGCGGAAACCCCAAC CGGCCGCTGGGGGCAAGGGAGCGAGATCCAAGGAGGAGCTGGCTCAGGAAAAGAAGAAAGAGTTAGAAAAGAGGCTACAGGATGTCAGCGGCCAGCTGAACAGTAACAACAGCAACAAGAACAAAACCGACAAAAAGAAAACATCCAAAAAAG AGAAGGGCGCTGGGTCCGGTACTGGTGCTTCTCATCTCAGCGGCAGCAGTAGCTCTTCAGACTCGGGCAGCAGCAGCTCCAGTGGGTCCAGTTCTGACAGCAGCGACTCCGACTGA
- the LOC118387585 gene encoding bromodomain-containing protein 3-like isoform X6, with product MSAVNPATPAPLQGINPPPPEVTNPTKPGRKTNQLQYMQNVMVKTLWKHNFAWPFYVPVDAIKLGLMDYHKVIKQPMDMGTIKKRLEHNYYWSASECMQDFNTMFTNCYIYNKPTDDIVLMAQALEKIFLQKVAMMPQEEVELLPPAPKPKKSKNIVGLDGGESPSSLSGSTTPVIGSSPMTAITPNVPADQSSPNAPMLPVVSPSQPLVKKKGVKRKADTTTPTTSAITASRSESPSPVSEGKVMSRRESTGRPIKAPKKDLVEGELGQHSSKRSRMSEQLKYCDSILKEMLSKKHAAYAWPFYKPVDAEALELHDYHEIIKHPMDLSTVKKKIDAREYPDAQMFAADVRVMFSNCYKYNPPDHEVVAMARKLQDVFEMRFAKMPDEPVELSPGAGGLVSKGDNSSSGDSSSSDSSDSEEERATRLAELQEQVGAEQCISVERPNGSGQGGKNGCTKHFQLKAVHEQLAALSQGPVSKPKKKKEKKEKDKKKKDKDNKHSKTKTDEKKAKPGQPAKQGQQKKPSRKANSTVTGSRQPKKGGRGYESDEESLPMAYDEKRQLSLDINRLPGEKLGRVVHIIQSREPSLRDSNPDEIEIDFETLKPSTLRELERYVKSCLQKKQRKPQQKGAGSGTGASHLSGSSSSSDSGSSSSSGSSSDSSDSD from the exons ATGTCTGCTGTCAACCCTGCAACCCCGGCCCCTCTTCAGGGAATCAACCCACCACCCCCGGAGGTGACCAATCCCACCAAACCAGGTCGTAAAACCAACCAACTACAATACATGCAGAATGTAATGGTCAAGACATTGTGGAAGCACAACTTTGCCTGGCCTTTCTACGTGCCAGTTGATGCCATCAAATTGGGTCTTATG GATTACCATAAGGTCATAAAACAACCTATGGACATGGGAACCATCAAAAAGAGACTGGAGCATAACTACTATTGGAGTGCCAGTGAATGCATGCAGGACTTCAACACCATGTTCACCAACTGTTACATATATAACAAG CCTACAGATGACATTGTCCTGATGGCACAGGCCTTGGAGAAGATCTTCCTGCAGAAAGTTGCCATGATGCCCCAGGAGGAGGTGGAGCTTCTGCCTCCCGCACCCAAACCCAAGAAAAGCAAGAACATAG TTGGTCTGGATGGAGGCGAGTCACCATCGTCCCTATCTGGCTCTACGACACCTGTGATTGGCTCTTCTCCAATGACTGCCATCACCCCAAACGTCCCAGCTGACCAGAGCTCGCCCAATGCTCCAATGTTACCCGTCGTCTCACCATCACAACCTCTTGTCAAA AAGAAAGGGGTAAAGAGGAAAGCAGACACCACCACCCCGACGACATCTGCAATCACAGCTAGCCGGAGTGAGTCGCCCAGCCCCGTCTCAGAGGGCAAGGTGATGTCCAGACGGGAGAGTACAGGCCGTCCCATCAAAGCTCCCAAGAAAGACCTGGTGGAAGGGGAGTTGGGCCAGCACAGCAGCAAGCGGAGCAGAATGAGTGAGCAGCTCAAGTACTGCGACAGTATCCTGAAGGAGATGCTGTCGAAGAAACACGCAGCTTACGCCTGGCCCTTCTACAAGCCTGTAGATGCTGAAGCTCTGGAGCTACATGACTACCACGAGATCATCAAGCACCCCATGGACCTCAGCACTGTCAAA AAAAAGATAGACGCCCGGGAGTATCCAGATGCACAGATGTTTGCAGCGGATGTTCGagtaatgttctcaaattgttacAAGTATAACCCTCCAGATCATGAGGTTGTTGCCATGGCCAGAAAACTCCAG GATGTGTTTGAGATGCGTTTTGCTAAGATGCCTGATGAGCCGGTGGAGCTGAGCCCCGGTGCAGGCGGGTTGGTCAGTAAAGGCGACAACTCGAGCAGCGGTGACTCCTCCAGCTCGGACAGCTCTGACTCAGAGGAGGAGCGGGCCACCCGGCTCGCCGAGCTGCAGGAACAGGTGGGTGCGGAACAG TGTATCTCTGTGGAGCGCCCCAATGGTAGCGGGCAGGGGGGAAAAAACGGGTGCACCAAGCATTTTCAG CTAAAGGCCGTCCACGAACAGCTTGCCGCGCTCTCTCAGGGCCCTGTGAGCAAAccgaagaagaagaaagaaaagaaagaaaaagacaaGAAGAAGAAAGACAAGGACAACAAGCATAGCAAAACCAAGACGGATGAGAAGAAGGCCAAGCCTGGGCAGCCTGCCAAGCAGGGCCAGCAGAAGAAGCCCTCAAGGAAAGCCAACAGCACAGTGACTGGCTCCAG GCAACCAAAGAAGGGGGGCCGGGGCTACGAATCTGACGAAGAGTCTCTGCCCATGGCGTACGACGAGAAGCGCCAGCTCAGCCTGGACATCAACAGGCTCCCAGGGGAGAAGCTTGGTCGGGTAGTGCACATCATCCAGTCCCGAGAGCCCTCGCTGCGAGACTCCAATCCAGACGAGATCGAGATTGACTTTGAGACGCTCAAGCCCTCCACCCTACGCGAACTCGAGCGATACGTCAAGTCCTGTTTACAGAAGAAACAGCGGAAACCCCAAC AGAAGGGCGCTGGGTCCGGTACTGGTGCTTCTCATCTCAGCGGCAGCAGTAGCTCTTCAGACTCGGGCAGCAGCAGCTCCAGTGGGTCCAGTTCTGACAGCAGCGACTCCGACTGA